A stretch of the Bos indicus isolate NIAB-ARS_2022 breed Sahiwal x Tharparkar chromosome 13, NIAB-ARS_B.indTharparkar_mat_pri_1.0, whole genome shotgun sequence genome encodes the following:
- the OLAH gene encoding S-acyl fatty acid synthase thioesterase, medium chain, whose amino-acid sequence MERRDKAETIRNEKVVNCLYQNRNALFRLVCFPWGGGDSTYFAKWGQDIPNSVEVHAIRLAGRESRLEEPFASDMNQIVDEIACALLPIIQGEYFAFFGHSMGSFTAFFTALHLKEKYNLEPVHLFVSSLSPPHVSNFIFLREGGGKEGSAVGKSSHCFPYCFKSKARIHLHKDDLCKEEIFYVMKKVGGIPDKFFDKKMSPEFVTRLLADLHILNDVTSDIPSKTRLSCDITCFSGSEDIPLDMEAWKDVTSGSFDSFVLPGNHFYLMEPSNTSFIKKYITKTLEISAFTS is encoded by the exons ATGGAGAGGAGAGACAAAGCTGAGACCATCAG GAATGAAAAAGTTGTGAACTGCTTATACCAGAATCGTAATGCACTTTTTAGGCTGGTTTGCTTTCCTTGGGGAGGAGGTGACTCCACTTATTTTGCCAAATGGGGCCAAGATATTCCTAATTCCGTGGAAG TGCATGCCATACGGCTTGCTGGGAGAGAAAGTCGGCTTGAAGAACCTTTTGCAAGTGACATGAATCAGATAGTTGATGAAATTGCCTGTGCCCTGCTGCCGATCATCCAGGgtgaatattttgcattttttggcCACAG TATGGGATCTTTTACTGCTTTTTTTACCGCACTAcatctcaaagaaaaatataatctaGAACCGGTACATTTATTTGTGTCAAGTTTAAGCCCTCCTCATGTAagtaatttcattttccttaggGAGGGTGGTGGAAAGGAGGGAAGTGCGGTGGGGAAATCAAGTCATTGTTTTCC TTACTGTTTCAAGTCAAAGGCCCGCATTCATCTCCACAAAGATGATTTGTGTAAAGAAGAAATTTTCTATGTAATGAAGAAAGTGGGAGGCATTCCTGACAAATTTTTTGATAAGAAAATGAGTCCAGAATTTGTTACCAGATTGTTAGCAgatcttcatattttgaatgATGTCAC CTCTGACATACCCTCTAAGACTCGTCTTTCTTGTGACATAACATGCTTTTCTGGATCTGAAGATATACCACTGGATATGGAAG CCTGGAAAGACGTAACCAGTGGAAGTTTCGACAGTTTTGTGCTTCCAGGAAACCACTTCTATCTTATGGAACCTTCCAACACAAGCTTCATCAAGAAGTACATAACCAAGACTCTAGAAATATCAGCGTTCACCTCTTGA
- the ACBD7 gene encoding acyl-CoA-binding domain-containing protein 7, whose product MSLQADFDKAAKDVRKLKTRPDDEELKELYGLYKQSVIGDIDIECPALLDLKGKAKWEAWNLQKGLSKEDAMNAYISKAKELIEKYGI is encoded by the exons gCTGATTTTGACAAGGCGGCCAAAGACGTGAGGAAGCTGAAAACCAGGCCAGATGATGAGGAATTAAAAGAGCTCTATGGACTCTACAAACAGTCTGTAATTGGAGACATAGATATTG AGTGTCCAGCACTGTTAGATCTAAAAGGAAAGGCTAAGTGGGAAGCCTGGAACCTTCAAAAAG GATTATCAAAGGAAGATGCCATGAATGCCTATATTTCTAAAGCAAAAGAGCTAATAGAAAAATACGGAATCTAG